In Macadamia integrifolia cultivar HAES 741 chromosome 5, SCU_Mint_v3, whole genome shotgun sequence, a single window of DNA contains:
- the LOC122079704 gene encoding non-specific lipid-transfer protein 2-like — MKASYLAVCVMLVLLLAEAHVSMAVTCKPTELASCASAIMSATPPSKLCCSKIKEQKPCLCSYLKNPNLKKFVSSPNARKVANTCGTPFPNC; from the coding sequence ATGAAGGCATCCTACCTTGCAGTGTGTGTCATGCTCGTGCTGCTTCTAGCTGAAGCCCATGTTTCAATGGCTGTCACTTGCAAGCCAACAGAACTGGCATCCTGCGCTTCTGCAATCATGTCTGCAACTCCACCCTCTAAGCTGTGTTGCAGTAAGATTAAGGAGCAGAAGCCATGCCTGTGCAGCTATCTCAAAAATCCTAACCTCAAGAAGTTCGTCAGTTCCCCCAACGCCAGGAAGGTTGCCAACACATGTGGTACGCCATTTCCCAACTGCTAG
- the LOC122079826 gene encoding non-specific lipid-transfer protein 2-like, whose amino-acid sequence MKVPYIAAACVMVVMLLLSGGQVPVAAVTCNASQLSVCANAILLSQAPTKTCCDRLEQQRPCLCTYIKDPSLQRFVSSPNAKKVASTCGVPYPQC is encoded by the coding sequence ATGAAGGTTCCTTACATTGCAGCGGCGTGTGTCATGGTCGTGATGCTGCTGCTGAGCGGAGGCCAAGTTCCAGTGGCTGCGGTCACTTGTAATGCGTCGCAGCTGAGCGTTTGTGCGAACGCGATACTGCTGTCACAAGCACCAACCAAGACGTGTTGCGACAGACTTGAGCAACAGAGGCCATGCCTATGCACTTATATCAAGGACCCTAGTCTTCAGAGGTTTGTTAGCTCTCCCAACGCCAAGAAGGTAGCCAGCACCTGTGGCGTCCCCTACCCCCAGTGTTAA
- the LOC122079825 gene encoding uncharacterized protein LOC122079825, translated as MAMSVSVLAVVISLHLIAFVFAVGAERRRSKSKVMPDEYDERTFCVYDTDAATIYGLSAFGLLLISQGFLHGITKCLCFGRGLMGGKSTTFAIFFFVVSWVSFLGAEACLLAGSARNAYHTKYRGYFGAQDLSCATLRKGVFAAGAALTLVSMAGSILYYWAHARADTGGWQKYHNEAGGGGGAAVSSLGMTNTNPFQQQPQPQSPVNNHFAKV; from the exons ATGGCTATGTCCGTCTCAGTCTTGGCAGTCGTTATTTCTCTGCACTTAATCGCTTTCGTCTTCGCCGTCGGTGCTGAACGGCGTCGAAGCAAG AGTAAAGTGATGCCGGATGAGTATGACGAGCGGACATTCTGTGTGTACGACACAGATGCGGCGACGATTTACGGACTGTCGGCGTTTGGGCTTCTGCTGATAAGTCAGGGCTTCCTTCACGGCATCACCAAATGCCTCTGCTTCGGAAGGGGTCTCATGGGCGGCAAATCCACCACCTttgccatcttcttcttcgtcgttTCCTG GGTAAGCTTTCTGGGAGCGGAAGCGTGCTTGCTGGCGGGGTCGGCAAGGAATGCGTACCACACCAAGTACCGGGGTTACTTTGGCGCTCAGGATCTGTCCTGCGCTACCCTCCGGAAAGGGGTCTTTGCTGCTGGGGCAGCTCTCACATTAGTCTCAATGGCGGGCTCCATCCTCTACTACTGGGCTCACGCCAGGGCTGACACCGGTGGTTGGCAGAAGTACCACAACGAAgctggtggcggtggtggtgctGCTGTATCTTCCTTAGGAATGACCAACACCAACCCTTTCCAGcaacaaccacaaccacaatcACCTGTGAACAATCACTTTGCTAAGGTTTGA